One region of Paenibacillus polymyxa M1 genomic DNA includes:
- a CDS encoding ABC transporter permease, translating into MREKHYGLGFFSLLVFIFLLGPLLIISVTSFEPGTVLKFPPQGFSLRWYENIFEVDLFMSTFKTSIVVSLLGNILALLIGMPAAYALSRFSFRGKDALNALFLSPLLIPGIVLGFTLLRYLIIVYHLPVYAGLLIGHTVIMLPFIIRVIASSLSNFDFAIEEAALSLGAGRLETFFKVVLPNIRSGIIAAILIAFLESFNNVDISVFMTGPGFSTLPIQMLTYVENYFDPTIAAISVMLMILTGILMFLIERLMGLSYFTKR; encoded by the coding sequence ATGCGGGAGAAACATTACGGACTAGGCTTCTTTAGCCTGCTGGTCTTCATCTTTCTGCTCGGTCCGCTGTTGATCATATCGGTCACTTCTTTCGAGCCGGGCACGGTATTAAAATTTCCTCCGCAGGGCTTTTCCTTGCGCTGGTATGAAAATATTTTTGAAGTGGATTTGTTTATGTCCACGTTCAAAACGTCGATTGTCGTCTCTCTGCTGGGCAATATCTTGGCGTTGTTAATCGGTATGCCAGCCGCTTATGCGCTTAGTCGGTTTTCGTTTCGCGGGAAGGATGCACTGAATGCCTTGTTCCTTTCCCCGTTGCTTATACCAGGTATTGTGCTTGGATTTACACTGCTGCGTTATCTGATCATTGTGTACCATTTACCGGTATACGCTGGACTTTTGATCGGACATACGGTGATTATGCTGCCGTTCATTATTAGAGTCATTGCATCCAGCTTGTCTAACTTTGATTTTGCGATTGAGGAAGCAGCGCTTAGTTTGGGAGCTGGACGGCTGGAAACCTTTTTCAAGGTGGTTCTACCCAACATCCGCTCAGGCATTATTGCGGCTATCCTGATTGCCTTTCTGGAATCATTCAACAATGTCGACATTTCCGTCTTCATGACAGGACCGGGCTTCAGCACCCTGCCTATTCAAATGCTGACTTACGTCGAAAATTATTTTGATCCGACGATTGCAGCGATTTCGGTTATGCTGATGATCTTAACGGGTATCCTGATGTTCTTGATTGAACGACTGATGGGATTGTCTTACTTCACTAAAAGGTAA
- a CDS encoding nucleoside hydrolase encodes MKKIILDVDTGIDDALGILLAAKSGQLDIQAITTVCGNVSLKQATLNTCKILNLLERPDIPVFRGAEAPLIRKGLHEHRVHGEDGIGGALSGIVPAISASEGFAPDIIIETVMAHSGEVTLVCTGPLTNLALALLKCPDLTDHVHEVIFMGGVIHGCGNITPVAEYNMYADPEAARIVFHAGFSRLIQVGLDVTRKALLTADHVARLTRPEIRDYVAESTAVYTKRYEERNGVKACALHDPLAVGVALNSRLVDTSLLYVDVETSSRICDGQTVGDVQNRLNHSPNMNVCEQVDSEAFLELFIQVLNKE; translated from the coding sequence ATGAAAAAGATCATATTAGATGTAGATACAGGCATTGATGATGCGTTGGGTATTTTACTTGCGGCCAAAAGTGGTCAGCTGGATATCCAAGCGATTACTACGGTATGCGGGAATGTTTCACTTAAACAAGCAACACTGAATACATGCAAAATCCTCAACCTGCTGGAAAGACCGGATATTCCGGTCTTCCGGGGGGCAGAGGCTCCATTAATACGAAAAGGCCTGCACGAGCACCGTGTTCATGGAGAAGACGGCATCGGAGGTGCATTGAGTGGAATAGTCCCAGCCATCTCTGCATCTGAAGGTTTTGCACCGGATATCATCATTGAGACCGTGATGGCTCACTCGGGGGAAGTAACGCTGGTTTGCACCGGACCGCTCACCAATCTGGCGTTGGCGTTGCTGAAGTGTCCCGATCTGACGGATCACGTTCATGAGGTCATTTTTATGGGCGGTGTTATTCACGGGTGCGGCAATATTACACCTGTAGCGGAGTATAACATGTACGCTGATCCTGAAGCCGCACGGATCGTATTTCACGCTGGATTTAGTCGATTGATACAGGTTGGTCTGGATGTAACACGCAAGGCACTGCTGACTGCGGATCATGTTGCTCGTCTGACCCGCCCAGAGATTCGTGATTATGTAGCTGAAAGCACGGCCGTGTATACCAAGCGTTATGAAGAACGCAACGGCGTAAAAGCGTGTGCGCTTCATGACCCGCTTGCCGTAGGTGTGGCATTGAATTCGAGGTTAGTAGATACCTCGCTGTTATATGTGGACGTGGAAACCTCCAGTCGCATATGTGACGGACAAACGGTAGGAGATGTGCAGAACCGTCTCAATCATAGTCCCAATATGAACGTGTGCGAGCAGGTGGACAGTGAAGCTTTTCTGGAACTGTTTATCCAGGTGCTGAACAAGGAATAA
- a CDS encoding NADase-type glycan-binding domain-containing protein, protein MKGILICIVALLILSACYHSDESSQIQSTAHKSEVAQTTNDNKIVMPTNWILFRGENDNEPIEYLENMDDLNGDDIINTDSIIDKLYVSEKGDYPKDELYINGILFNGSHIILCRESHDSNYLMVKIFNLSTLQKTIEFNIPVTTDYFLISPDLKRCVYAENGVLYQYIIKEKSAKKLADLYNHVTGFANLKNPKFSPDSMKLCLQSNSYLVFYDLVNNKKVKQVSMGTEGIWIEQWLYNDLLLYSSSSNNKTYLLDLKNGNKRVLADVTGSLTLTMDGKRMVYLNSQKEIEQHHINTGQSVKYFDVMQRLGYSVAPVQWIQTTTDLMKYRKSIPAQKIVASSTLPDQAGNSYAARNIMDGDVSTAWCEGVKGDGIGEWIKIDFGSMQELKGFELINGLAKSSKAFQANNRVKRMKLEFSNGQTMMIDNDFISNQFLDNPIHTSFVKITIEAVERGSKYHDTCMSEIRFF, encoded by the coding sequence TTGAAAGGAATATTAATATGCATTGTTGCATTGTTGATTTTATCCGCGTGTTATCACTCTGATGAAAGTAGTCAAATACAAAGTACGGCACATAAGAGTGAAGTAGCTCAGACAACAAATGATAATAAAATTGTAATGCCAACAAACTGGATACTATTCCGGGGTGAAAATGATAACGAACCTATAGAATATTTGGAAAACATGGACGATTTAAATGGTGATGATATCATTAACACAGATAGTATTATCGATAAGCTGTATGTGAGTGAAAAAGGAGATTATCCAAAAGATGAACTGTATATAAATGGTATTTTATTTAATGGTAGCCATATTATCCTATGCAGAGAATCACACGATTCGAATTATTTAATGGTTAAAATTTTTAATTTATCGACACTCCAGAAGACAATCGAATTTAATATACCAGTAACTACTGATTATTTTTTGATTTCTCCTGACTTAAAAAGATGTGTCTACGCAGAAAATGGGGTTTTATATCAATATATTATAAAGGAGAAGTCTGCTAAAAAACTCGCTGATTTGTACAATCATGTAACAGGCTTTGCTAATCTTAAAAACCCAAAGTTTTCTCCTGATAGTATGAAGCTATGTCTTCAGAGTAATAGTTACCTAGTCTTTTATGATTTGGTGAATAATAAAAAAGTTAAACAAGTCAGCATGGGGACAGAGGGGATTTGGATTGAACAATGGCTTTATAATGATCTACTGCTGTACTCTTCTTCCAGTAATAATAAAACATATCTATTAGATTTGAAGAATGGAAATAAAAGAGTACTGGCAGATGTGACTGGAAGCCTTACTTTAACTATGGATGGCAAACGAATGGTTTATTTGAACTCTCAAAAAGAGATAGAACAGCACCATATCAACACTGGCCAAAGTGTAAAATACTTTGATGTAATGCAGAGGTTAGGGTATTCTGTGGCTCCTGTGCAATGGATACAAACTACAACGGATTTGATGAAATATCGGAAAAGCATTCCGGCACAGAAAATTGTTGCTTCATCTACACTTCCAGATCAGGCAGGGAACTCCTATGCTGCCCGTAACATCATGGACGGAGATGTGAGTACAGCCTGGTGTGAAGGCGTTAAAGGAGACGGGATCGGGGAGTGGATCAAAATTGATTTCGGCTCTATGCAAGAACTAAAGGGGTTTGAGCTTATTAATGGTTTAGCTAAGTCATCCAAAGCTTTCCAAGCAAATAATAGAGTTAAACGAATGAAACTGGAGTTTTCAAACGGGCAGACCATGATGATAGATAATGATTTTATAAGCAACCAATTTCTTGATAACCCCATTCATACCTCTTTCGTGAAAATAACGATTGAGGCCGTAGAGCGAGGAAGCAAATATCACGATACCTGTATGTCAGAGATACGATTCTTTTAG
- a CDS encoding lipase family protein: protein MQYISEKTYWKIADEAYQLDIDPKTYKNEDIPGWRVVDLDEKLIHDTNGSGFDATVFHNEDSNQVIIGYRGTEPGGRPLWSRMMDIGTDINDVMGGRAKNLNQLHDYYVNNQEEIEKLPLQVQSSFHQYEAQYQDNQFTKAQTLYDEVKKKYPAAEISTTGHSLGGAEAEYVAVKNGLSSVSFAAPSIVHLLPEDLQKRVKAGEFKKTNVAFAHPGDSVGGGATKANQHVGETYHIGSDYKTANVAKFTIPVSIPLERKTELGRLFLGPKWTPIVYVPITLPMMQQDAFTKFYNSVLGGEKTHGMEHFTFDENGNISNPLYTMDGQLVEGNPRVQAYEQMLAAQAELKQVMGDLVERYGGQLGAFGQFAANALGVNLMGAGQNDRANGGAYFVGNKNGGTIQLTPEELKHAANQMRSSLHGFSSDTRASIQLFQAHIGTSESQSLTPLAHSATATLDRINRWYQESITEIAEYIDRKGQEFTMVDQ, encoded by the coding sequence TTGCAGTATATTAGCGAAAAAACGTACTGGAAGATAGCAGATGAGGCTTACCAATTGGATATTGATCCAAAGACTTATAAGAATGAAGATATTCCTGGTTGGAGGGTTGTTGATTTAGACGAGAAACTAATACATGACACAAATGGTTCTGGATTCGATGCTACCGTTTTTCATAATGAGGATAGCAATCAGGTGATCATAGGGTATAGGGGTACAGAGCCAGGAGGAAGACCACTATGGAGTAGAATGATGGACATAGGAACAGACATCAACGATGTCATGGGTGGACGAGCAAAAAATCTAAATCAACTTCACGATTATTATGTAAATAATCAAGAAGAGATAGAAAAGCTCCCATTACAGGTACAAAGTTCATTTCATCAGTATGAAGCACAGTATCAGGATAATCAATTTACGAAAGCTCAAACACTGTACGACGAAGTGAAGAAGAAGTACCCCGCTGCCGAAATATCTACAACAGGTCATTCTTTAGGCGGTGCAGAAGCAGAATATGTTGCAGTGAAGAATGGTTTATCATCCGTAAGTTTTGCTGCTCCGAGCATTGTACATTTATTACCTGAAGATCTTCAAAAGAGAGTAAAAGCAGGAGAATTCAAGAAGACTAATGTGGCTTTTGCCCATCCCGGAGATAGCGTTGGTGGGGGAGCCACTAAGGCTAACCAACATGTGGGGGAAACGTACCATATTGGGAGTGATTATAAGACTGCCAATGTAGCCAAGTTTACTATTCCTGTTTCAATTCCCTTGGAAAGAAAAACCGAATTGGGAAGACTTTTTCTTGGCCCCAAGTGGACTCCCATTGTTTATGTTCCGATTACATTACCTATGATGCAGCAAGATGCATTCACCAAATTCTATAATTCTGTATTAGGTGGAGAGAAAACTCATGGCATGGAGCATTTCACATTTGATGAGAACGGCAATATCAGCAATCCGCTGTACACTATGGACGGACAATTGGTAGAAGGTAATCCGCGGGTGCAGGCGTACGAGCAAATGCTGGCCGCACAGGCAGAGCTTAAGCAAGTCATGGGTGATTTGGTCGAACGCTACGGGGGACAATTAGGCGCCTTCGGGCAGTTTGCTGCTAATGCACTGGGTGTGAATTTGATGGGAGCAGGCCAAAATGACCGCGCTAATGGTGGAGCTTATTTTGTAGGCAACAAAAATGGGGGCACAATTCAATTAACACCCGAAGAGCTAAAGCATGCGGCAAATCAGATGCGTTCTAGCTTACATGGATTTTCCAGTGATACCCGTGCGTCCATTCAGTTATTTCAGGCTCATATCGGGACAAGTGAAAGTCAGTCTTTGACCCCGCTTGCGCATAGTGCTACGGCGACACTGGATCGAATTAATCGCTGGTATCAGGAGTCGATCACAGAGATAGCAGAGTATATCGATCGTAAGGGCCAGGAATTTACGATGGTGGATCAATAA
- a CDS encoding ABC transporter permease: MKKTYLYWLLLPGLLFLAVFMVIPIVLTIGSTFVQNSSFTLEGYLHFFKDPYFLKILLTTLEVSVVTTLVCVLLGFPTAYYISQKAPRRKGILLALAIFPLLTSPVVRSFSWMVILGRKGLLNNVLMSLGLVDEPLNILYTPAAMIIGLVHLFLPLMIISLIGVLENIDGDLVHAAQSLGASRFSAFRKIVFPLSVPGLIIGSILVFVGSLTAYTTPALLGGKQRVIATFLYQNAMTLNDWFLASVIATIMIAITFIVVGLLNKAAHKLNPKG, from the coding sequence ATGAAGAAAACATACTTGTATTGGCTGCTGCTGCCAGGTTTGCTCTTTCTGGCGGTGTTCATGGTCATTCCGATTGTGTTGACGATCGGTTCGACCTTCGTACAGAACAGCTCATTCACCCTAGAAGGCTATCTCCATTTCTTCAAGGACCCTTATTTTCTGAAAATATTGCTGACTACGCTGGAGGTCAGTGTCGTAACGACCCTCGTATGCGTATTGCTCGGTTTTCCGACGGCTTATTATATTTCACAAAAGGCCCCGCGTCGTAAAGGGATTTTGCTGGCGCTGGCTATCTTTCCCTTGTTGACGAGTCCGGTGGTGCGGTCATTCAGCTGGATGGTCATTTTGGGTCGCAAGGGGTTATTAAACAACGTGCTAATGAGTTTAGGACTCGTGGATGAGCCGCTAAATATTTTGTACACTCCGGCAGCGATGATTATTGGTCTGGTCCATTTGTTTTTACCGCTGATGATTATTTCATTGATTGGTGTGCTTGAAAATATTGACGGTGATCTTGTCCATGCTGCTCAGAGTCTTGGAGCCTCCAGATTCAGCGCATTTCGTAAAATTGTATTCCCGCTGTCTGTTCCGGGTCTGATCATTGGAAGCATTCTTGTTTTCGTAGGCAGCCTGACAGCTTATACGACCCCAGCACTGCTGGGAGGGAAACAGCGGGTTATCGCTACATTTTTGTACCAAAATGCGATGACGCTTAACGACTGGTTTTTAGCCTCTGTTATCGCAACAATTATGATTGCTATTACATTTATCGTGGTCGGTCTCTTAAATAAGGCGGCCCATAAACTCAATCCGAAGGGGTAG
- a CDS encoding ABC transporter substrate-binding protein, with protein sequence MKKWFKGFMAVTLASVVLAGCGSNATSGQTDGKDGSADGKKKLVISTWGFSEDFFNKEVYEPFEKEHNVDIVVEIGNNAERLNKISQGSTDVDLIYLSDYYAQQGIQQGLFEKLDRSKVPNLNQIYDIAKAPLGEEYGPAYTVGRLGIAYNPELVKKDVTSWADLWGTEFKGNVTLPNITATAGPMMVDAASKVAGSKEFNEDQAFGKLKELSPNIVKFYSKTSEFVNMFSQQEIAGGPIMEMYFKDLQAAVPGAKFVAPSEGAYAVMNTINVVKGSDQKELAEEFINWQLSKEVQEKSAKAKVDSPVNTQVVLSGADTQGITYGADVVNKLTKLDMKFVNDHIKAWTDRWNREVTQ encoded by the coding sequence ATGAAAAAGTGGTTTAAAGGATTTATGGCTGTGACCTTGGCATCTGTGGTACTGGCAGGTTGCGGCAGCAATGCTACTAGTGGTCAGACAGATGGAAAAGATGGCTCAGCTGATGGGAAAAAGAAACTAGTTATTTCCACATGGGGCTTCTCCGAGGACTTTTTTAATAAAGAAGTGTACGAGCCTTTTGAAAAGGAACATAACGTTGATATTGTTGTAGAAATCGGAAATAATGCGGAACGATTGAACAAAATCAGTCAAGGCAGCACTGATGTCGATCTGATTTATCTGTCTGATTATTATGCCCAACAGGGAATTCAACAGGGGCTATTCGAGAAGTTGGATCGCAGTAAAGTGCCAAACTTGAACCAAATTTATGATATTGCCAAAGCACCACTGGGTGAGGAATATGGCCCTGCTTATACAGTTGGACGCCTTGGTATTGCCTATAATCCAGAGCTGGTGAAAAAAGATGTGACCTCCTGGGCCGATCTGTGGGGCACTGAATTCAAAGGAAACGTGACTCTGCCGAATATTACGGCAACGGCTGGCCCGATGATGGTAGACGCGGCTTCCAAGGTAGCGGGTAGCAAGGAATTTAATGAAGACCAAGCCTTTGGGAAGCTGAAGGAACTGAGTCCGAATATTGTTAAGTTTTATAGTAAAACGTCCGAGTTCGTAAACATGTTTAGCCAGCAGGAAATTGCAGGCGGCCCGATTATGGAAATGTATTTCAAAGATTTGCAGGCTGCCGTGCCAGGGGCGAAATTTGTAGCTCCTAGTGAGGGTGCTTATGCAGTCATGAACACGATTAATGTAGTGAAAGGCTCCGACCAGAAGGAGCTGGCTGAGGAATTTATCAACTGGCAGCTGAGCAAGGAAGTTCAAGAAAAATCCGCCAAGGCAAAGGTTGATTCTCCGGTGAACACACAGGTAGTACTATCCGGTGCAGATACTCAAGGGATTACGTATGGTGCAGATGTAGTGAATAAGCTGACCAAGCTGGATATGAAATTCGTTAACGACCATATCAAGGCATGGACAGATCGCTGGAACCGGGAAGTTACACAATAA
- a CDS encoding phage baseplate assembly protein V, whose translation MGLAGTVLTYGNIRVNAPYEIVRLLDIQLTQKVNEHGKVYITALIPDEDHAKYDGLAHDEDVLEVYEIDEDQGTVSIFKGIVTNISIGFKNGVYHMYIEAASFTYILDRQRKNRSFQNGNLTYYQLFRELIDTYPHGDFIDLTDSDQKLGGFTIQYGESDWEFLKRMASHLHSGLIAEITSVYPRLWLGTSKEQVKGELRSINFSLQKTKSGPRYTYAEVEDTKRFELGDVVLFRRKHWVIDQVHAEMKQGIMTYDYVLVPEEGIPREVIHNQFIKGTSIEGKVIDLNSENESVKLHLSVDSMQPKVEGCWFSYPTMYTGAGIGWHCMPELGDHVHLYFPSNNEKEARVVQSLRKRDYKGDEISQPSRKLFHTKTQKVARFDDKELALSTQKEKILVRLNPASGIHVYSHHDLTFHADTDLVLHGKKVQMNATREISLTCKTSYIRTDGTFHIKASKFMKSQVPDAELKAYKSLVQELKGKGYPQWVQNLLLQYKTDYYKAVAAGDKKGAKEAAAKAKQLRQQVAEIDRMPAWARVQMHEYTSQWWEGHSTNDKAKQKQMHLLANQLRDNVLINELIRGHSAKSYQDANRLEELSGQYADAAHKLTIADQKAIAKEAAGLRSKYGVNSLLARDNLNKLAKKYPDSFSYKLPTTGDWDKELNAALHDFAKKYGLENKGYGRDVLAVYLHQVANGILPWPKVSRPATPTVPTTTTTTKTEPGKKPPTTPEKPAKEEPKPLDPNDYKDGLVAVKKIENYINSKGIKGNQARALFRINDYTNNSIVQKKLSSNRKAPLVFFFEGDGSYSYAQDDHQEGRYGATAIVVVDGEIKYTSNNASTLPDYENEAATVNEGVYEFKSGRHRGTYPALRIRNGGGVPSIMQNKKHTATGINIHKGFNKDSSKPKHESSTGCITIHKYEFTQFLIAVGVVKHSLEDKYINEEIYGLAIIDRKDRTKKSITKKR comes from the coding sequence ATGGGACTGGCTGGAACTGTGCTGACTTATGGCAATATTAGAGTAAATGCACCGTATGAAATCGTCCGGCTACTGGATATTCAATTGACACAGAAGGTAAATGAGCACGGCAAAGTGTACATCACTGCTCTCATACCGGATGAGGACCATGCTAAGTATGATGGTTTAGCGCATGATGAAGATGTGCTAGAGGTATACGAGATAGATGAAGATCAAGGGACAGTGAGCATTTTTAAAGGAATCGTCACCAATATTAGCATTGGATTTAAAAATGGTGTATATCACATGTACATAGAGGCGGCCTCTTTTACATATATACTGGATCGACAACGGAAAAATCGTTCTTTTCAAAACGGGAACTTGACGTATTATCAATTGTTTCGGGAACTTATAGATACCTATCCACATGGCGATTTTATTGACCTGACAGACAGCGATCAAAAGCTCGGCGGCTTTACTATTCAGTATGGGGAGAGTGATTGGGAGTTTCTGAAAAGAATGGCCTCTCATCTACACTCCGGGTTGATTGCCGAGATTACATCCGTATACCCGAGATTATGGTTAGGTACCTCGAAAGAACAGGTGAAAGGTGAACTACGCAGCATTAACTTTTCCCTCCAAAAAACAAAGTCAGGCCCCCGGTATACATATGCTGAAGTGGAGGATACGAAACGTTTTGAACTTGGAGATGTAGTCTTGTTTCGACGAAAACATTGGGTTATTGATCAGGTTCATGCAGAGATGAAGCAAGGTATTATGACCTATGACTATGTTCTCGTTCCAGAAGAGGGTATTCCGAGGGAGGTTATACATAATCAGTTTATTAAAGGTACCTCTATTGAAGGGAAAGTTATTGATTTAAATAGTGAAAACGAATCCGTTAAACTTCACTTGTCCGTGGATTCTATGCAGCCCAAAGTCGAAGGGTGCTGGTTCTCTTATCCCACCATGTATACCGGTGCTGGGATCGGTTGGCATTGCATGCCTGAGCTGGGGGATCATGTCCATTTGTATTTTCCATCCAACAATGAAAAGGAAGCTCGTGTAGTTCAATCCCTACGTAAGAGAGACTACAAAGGAGATGAAATCAGCCAGCCGTCAAGAAAGCTGTTCCATACCAAAACACAAAAAGTGGCGAGATTCGATGATAAGGAATTAGCCCTCTCCACCCAGAAAGAAAAAATACTTGTACGCTTAAACCCTGCATCCGGTATTCACGTGTATAGTCACCATGATCTCACCTTTCACGCCGATACAGACCTGGTGCTGCACGGCAAAAAAGTACAAATGAACGCTACGCGTGAAATATCTCTAACTTGCAAAACCAGCTATATCCGAACCGATGGAACATTTCATATCAAGGCTAGTAAGTTTATGAAAAGTCAGGTGCCTGATGCCGAACTAAAAGCCTATAAATCCCTGGTTCAAGAATTGAAGGGAAAAGGGTATCCGCAATGGGTGCAGAATTTGCTTTTGCAATATAAAACGGACTACTACAAAGCCGTGGCAGCAGGGGATAAAAAGGGAGCCAAGGAAGCAGCAGCCAAGGCCAAGCAATTGCGCCAACAGGTGGCAGAAATAGATCGTATGCCTGCCTGGGCCAGAGTGCAAATGCACGAATACACGTCCCAGTGGTGGGAAGGGCACAGCACCAACGATAAAGCTAAGCAAAAGCAGATGCATCTTCTCGCCAACCAACTGCGTGACAACGTGCTAATCAACGAGCTGATTCGTGGGCATTCAGCCAAATCCTATCAGGATGCGAATCGGCTGGAGGAGCTGTCCGGACAATACGCAGATGCGGCCCATAAGTTGACCATCGCCGATCAAAAGGCTATTGCTAAGGAAGCGGCTGGCCTGCGTAGTAAGTATGGTGTGAACAGCCTGCTTGCCAGAGATAATTTGAACAAGCTTGCCAAGAAGTATCCAGACAGCTTCTCGTACAAGCTACCAACTACAGGCGATTGGGATAAGGAGCTTAATGCTGCGTTGCATGATTTTGCGAAAAAATATGGGCTGGAGAATAAGGGATATGGTCGTGATGTGCTGGCCGTATACCTGCATCAAGTAGCCAATGGGATTCTTCCATGGCCTAAGGTTAGCAGGCCTGCAACGCCAACAGTTCCAACAACGACGACAACAACGAAAACGGAACCGGGCAAGAAGCCGCCAACTACTCCTGAAAAGCCAGCGAAGGAAGAACCGAAGCCACTTGATCCTAATGATTATAAAGATGGATTGGTAGCAGTGAAAAAGATTGAAAATTATATAAATAGTAAGGGTATAAAAGGTAATCAGGCTCGAGCTCTGTTCAGAATAAACGATTACACAAATAACAGCATTGTTCAAAAGAAATTGTCCTCGAACCGTAAGGCACCCCTTGTGTTTTTCTTTGAAGGAGATGGTTCGTATAGTTATGCACAGGACGATCATCAGGAAGGACGGTATGGAGCGACGGCTATTGTGGTGGTAGATGGAGAAATTAAATATACAAGCAATAATGCAAGTACACTTCCAGATTATGAAAATGAGGCTGCCACGGTAAACGAGGGGGTATATGAATTTAAAAGTGGACGTCACCGTGGAACATATCCAGCATTACGCATTAGGAACGGAGGGGGCGTTCCGTCAATTATGCAAAATAAAAAGCACACAGCTACTGGTATCAACATCCATAAGGGTTTCAATAAAGACAGTTCTAAGCCTAAGCACGAGTCTTCAACTGGTTGTATAACAATTCATAAATATGAGTTCACTCAATTTCTTATCGCTGTAGGAGTGGTAAAACACTCATTAGAAGACAAGTACATCAACGAAGAAATTTACGGACTTGCTATCATTGACAGAAAAGATAGGACGAAAAAAAGCATAACGAAAAAAAGATAA
- a CDS encoding WXG100 family type VII secretion target: protein MSRISLSLGDLRRAVQQCEQLRQRLQHQEQQMKNIYSRLQDWRGESAAELTRKMEAFLQGTTLRIHELDEHKEQLKRYIRKMEEADRREEKRKRAAQW from the coding sequence ATGAGCAGAATATCTTTGAGCCTGGGGGATCTGCGGAGAGCTGTACAGCAGTGCGAGCAGCTAAGGCAAAGACTTCAGCATCAGGAGCAGCAGATGAAAAATATATATAGTCGTCTGCAAGACTGGCGAGGCGAATCGGCTGCTGAATTAACACGCAAAATGGAGGCGTTTCTCCAAGGAACCACATTACGGATCCACGAGTTGGATGAGCATAAAGAGCAGTTGAAACGTTATATTCGCAAAATGGAAGAAGCTGATCGGCGGGAAGAAAAGCGTAAACGAGCAGCACAATGGTGA
- a CDS encoding ABC transporter ATP-binding protein, with the protein MALLTLDRVSVAYDNQLILQDFDLQLERGQLLSLLGPSGCGKTTTLRLIAGFLEAKQGTFLFGDKDYTRVPVNKRNFGFVFQSYALFPHLSVFDNVAFGLRLRKVKEDDVKRRVMTMLDTVSLGGFEKRFPGELSGGQRQRVAIARALVIEPDLLLFDEPLSNLDANLRVNMRVEIRRIQQELGIATVYVSHDQEECFSISDQVAIMNKGNIEQLDAPSTIFKYPTTEFVARFIGFNNFLSFDERTEEGERIRLNTSDLSFSVVRNQGTVQPGARQGAIRPDDLVIRTEGNETGENELSGVIKVSTYLGRSYQYVVETAKGNFTANQEMDTPYLSGQRVTLHFPADKMVLVQ; encoded by the coding sequence ATGGCACTGCTTACTCTGGATCGCGTTTCGGTCGCTTATGACAACCAACTGATCTTGCAGGATTTCGATTTGCAGCTCGAACGAGGGCAATTGCTTTCGTTGCTCGGACCGAGTGGTTGTGGCAAAACGACTACACTTCGTCTTATTGCAGGATTTCTCGAAGCTAAACAAGGAACATTTTTGTTTGGTGATAAGGATTATACCCGGGTTCCAGTGAATAAACGGAACTTCGGTTTTGTATTCCAAAGTTATGCGCTTTTCCCGCACTTGTCGGTTTTTGATAATGTTGCCTTTGGTTTGCGGTTACGTAAAGTAAAAGAAGATGATGTGAAACGACGCGTTATGACTATGCTGGATACGGTTAGCTTGGGGGGATTCGAAAAACGTTTCCCTGGCGAATTATCAGGCGGGCAGCGTCAACGTGTCGCGATTGCGCGAGCGCTTGTAATTGAACCTGATCTGCTGCTGTTTGATGAACCTCTGAGTAACTTGGATGCTAACCTGCGTGTAAATATGCGCGTAGAAATCCGCCGTATTCAACAGGAGCTAGGTATCGCCACCGTGTATGTATCGCACGATCAGGAGGAATGTTTTTCGATTTCTGACCAGGTTGCGATTATGAATAAGGGGAACATCGAGCAATTAGACGCTCCATCGACCATTTTTAAATATCCGACGACCGAATTTGTTGCCCGCTTTATTGGGTTTAATAATTTTCTAAGCTTTGACGAGCGCACTGAAGAAGGAGAACGTATTCGACTGAATACAAGCGACCTTTCGTTTAGCGTAGTGCGTAATCAGGGCACAGTCCAGCCAGGGGCTCGCCAAGGCGCTATTCGCCCGGATGATTTGGTCATTCGAACAGAAGGCAACGAGACAGGAGAAAATGAGCTTTCTGGTGTCATTAAGGTAAGTACTTACCTAGGGCGCAGCTATCAGTATGTGGTAGAGACAGCGAAGGGAAACTTTACGGCTAATCAGGAAATGGATACGCCTTACTTGAGTGGTCAACGGGTTACCCTGCATTTTCCGGCAGACAAAATGGTGCTGGTCCAATAA